From one Pan troglodytes isolate AG18354 chromosome 13, NHGRI_mPanTro3-v2.0_pri, whole genome shotgun sequence genomic stretch:
- the C1QL2 gene encoding complement C1q-like protein 2, translated as MALGLLIAVPLLLQAAPRGAAHYEMMGTCRMICDPYTAAPGGEPAGAKAQPPGPSTAALEVMQDLSANPPPPFIQGPKGDPGRPGKPGPRGPPGEPGPPGPRGPPGEKGDSGRPGLPGLQLTAGTASGVGVVGGGAGVGGDSEGEVTSALSATFSGPKIAFYVGLKSPHEGYEVLKFDDVVTNLGNHYDPTTGKFSCQVRGIYFFTYHILMRGGDGTSMWADLCKNGQVRASAIAQDADQNYDYASNSVVLHLDSGDEVYVKLDGGKAHGGNNNKYSTFSGFLLYPD; from the exons ATGGCGCTCGGGCTGCTCATCGCCGTGCCGCTGCTGCTGCAGGCGGCGCCCCGAGGCGCCGCGCACTATGAGATGATGGGCACCTGCCGCATGATCTGCGACCCTTACACTGCCGCGCCCGGCGGGGAGCCCGCGGGTGCAAAGGCGCAGCCACCCGGACCCAGCACCGCCGCCCTGGAAGTCATGCAGGACCTCAGCGCCaaccctcctcctcctttcatCCAGGGACCCAAGGGCGACCCGGGGCGACCGGGCAAGCCAGGGCCGCGGGGGCCCCCTGGAGAGCCGGGCCCGCCTGGACCCAGGGGTCCTCCGGGAGAAAAGGGCGACTCGGGGCGGCCCGGGCTGCCAGGGCTGCAACTGACGGCGGGCACGGCCAGCGGCGTCGGGGTGGTGGGCGGCGGGGCCGGGGTAGGTGGCGATTCCGAGGGTGAAGTGACCAGTGCGCTGAGCGCCACCTTCAGCGGCCCCAAGATCGCCTTCTATGTGGGTCTCAAGAGCCCCCACGAAGGCTATGAGGTGCTGAAGTTCGACGACGTGGTCACCAACCTCGGCAATCACTATGACCCCACCACGGGCAAGTTCAGCTGCCAGGTGCGCGGCATCTACTTCTTCACCTACCACATCCTCATGCGCGGCGGCGACGGCACCAGCATGTGGGCGGACCTCTGCAAGAACGGGCAG GTCCGGGCCAGCGCCATTGCACAGGACGCCGACCAGAACTACGACTACGCCAGTAACAGCGTGGTGCTGCACTTGGATTCAGGGGACGAAGTGTATGTGAAGCTGGATGGCGGGAAGGCTCACGGAGGCAATAATAACAAGTACAGCACGTTCTCGGGCTTTCTTCTGTACCCGGATTAG